The following coding sequences lie in one Miscanthus floridulus cultivar M001 chromosome 9, ASM1932011v1, whole genome shotgun sequence genomic window:
- the LOC136483159 gene encoding uncharacterized protein — protein sequence MVTAACIVRSFFPEKRSHGGSVPGHAMIFRDREGGHRRMYQDYLAPNPTYGHDLFRRRFRMSKTLFRRIMDAVEAHDNYFVQKRDACGVLGLSCFQKVTAALRMLTYGVFADSTDEYIRIGESTALESLRKFVATIVEIFEAEYLRHPTEADVARLLAVNEKRGFPGMLGSIDCMHWEWKNCPMQSQGQYKGHANRPTIILEAVASHDLWCWHAFYGMPGSHNDINVLHRSPLFDNLTEGKAPEVNYTINGHEYKMGYFLADGIYPHWATLVKTISNPMGNKAKYFARAQEAVRKDVERFFGVFQSRFAIIAHPGRIWDTETLALIVRACVIMHNMIVEDERVLDPDERFPDAPNDNVQPSHGTPTRTLAEFIEASKKIRDKPTHFQLKEDLIEHLWNRHPDLYPMEPAS from the exons ATGGTCACAGCTGCTTGTATTGTGCGCTCATTTTTTCCAGAGAAACGAAGCCATGGTGGTTCGGTCCCTGGCCACGCTATGATTTTTCGCGATAGAGAAGGAGGCCACCGGAGGATGTATCAAGATTACTTGGCGCCGAATCCGACGTACGGTCATGATTTATTCCGTCGGAG ATTCAGAATGAGCAAGACACTTTTCCGTCGCATCATGGATGCAGTTGAAGCACATGATAATTACTTTGTGCAGAAAAGAGATGCCTGTGGTGTGCTCGGTCTGAGTTGCTTCCAGAAAGTGACTGCCGCTCTTCGTATGCTCACATATGGAGTCTTTGCTGATTCTACAGATGAGTATATCCGTATTGGTGAGAGCACTGCCCTTGAGAGCCTGCGTAAGTTTGTTGCTACAATTGTTGAAATATTTGAAGCTGAATACTTGAGACACCCCACTGAGGCTGACGTAGCACGCTTGCTGGCAGTCAATGAGAAAAGAGGTTTCCCAGGCATGTTAGGGTCGATCGATTGTATGCATTGGGAATGGAAGAATTGTCCAATGCAATCACAGGGGCAGTACAAGGGTCATGCGAACAGGCCAACTATCATTTTAGAAGCTGTTGCATCTCATGACCTTTGGTGTTGGCATGCATTTTATGGGATGCCTGGTTCTCATAATGATATCAACGTTCTTCACCGGTCTCCACTGTTTGACAACCTGACTGAAGGAAAAGCTCCGGAGGTGAACTATACCATTAATGGCCATGAGTACAAGATGGGGTATTTCCTCGCCGATGGTATTTACCCCCACTGGGCGACTTTAGTGAAGACCATCTCCAATCCTATGGGGAACAAGGCCAAATATTTTGCAAGAGCACAAGAAGCTGTGAGGAAGGATGTCGAAAGATTTTTTGGTGTATTTCAGTCTAGGTTTGCCATTATAGCACATCCAGGTCGCATTTGGGACACAGAGACACTAGCTTTGATCGTGAGGGCTTGTGTTATCATGCACAATATGATTGTTGAAGATGAAAGAGTTCTGGACCCTGATGAGCGGTTCCCGGATGCCCCAAATGATAATGTGCAACCTTCGCATGGGACGCCCACTCGCACACTGGCTGAATTTATTGAAGCCAGTAAAAAGATTAGAGACAAGCCAACACATTTTCAGTTGAAAGAAGACCTCATCGAGCACCTTTGGAATCGTCATCCTGATTTATACCCCATGGAACCGGCATCATGA
- the LOC136483158 gene encoding glutathione S-transferase T2-like — MHRWGTIQKEVNKFCSAYDKILRRNASGKTIQDMINDALETYTADDDEHKSFAFMHCWYKLKDEDKWKSWRLEQGTKQKQAPKRKQKSSKDSTPSTGDEKNNAEGLEVPDAGSAERKRPPGQKEAKKAKWGGNDASIVALNKMMEKKEARDKEREKAREATAQVDKDSIEAEKKLAEATLMKEEKDIMLADTSSLDDQQLQWIQIMRKKILARHAEN, encoded by the exons ATGCATAGGTGGGGGACTATTCAGAAGGAAGTGAACAAGTTCTGTTCAGCCTATGACAAGATTCTTCGTAGGAATGCTAGTGGAAAGACTATCCAAGACATG ATTAATGATGCTTTGGAGACCTACACGGCAGACGACGATGAGCATAAGTCGTTTGCTTTTATGCATTGCTGGTACAAGCTCAAGGATGAAGACAAGTGGAAGTCATGGAGGCTTGAACAAGGTACGAAGCAGAAACAAGCCCCTAAGAGAAAACAGAAGAGTTCCAAGGACTCCACGCCGAGCACAGGGGACGAAAAGAACAATGCTGAAGGACTAGAGGTTCCAGACGCAGGTTCCGCAGAACGTAAGAGGCCACCGGGTCAGAAGGAGGCAAAAAAAGCTAAGTGGGGAGGCAACGACGCTAGTATTGTAGCGTTGAACAAGATGATGGAGAAGAAGGAGGCACGGGACAAGGAAAGAGAAAAGGCGAGAGAGGCTACAGCACAGGTAGACAAGGATTCAATTGAGGCGGAGAAGAAACTTGCTGAAGCAACCCTAATGAAGGAGGAGAAAGACATAATGCTTGCGGACACGAGCTCCCTCGACGACCAACAGTTGCAGTGGATTCAGATTATGAGGAAGAAGATCCTTGCGCGACACGCGGAAAATTAG